The genomic interval TTCATGAGGGTTTTCTGCAGAAGGCACGAGAAAGTCGATCAGCGCAATCAGACCTATGCCTCCAAAGAAAGCAATTACATTGATCCAGTCACTGAGACCATTTCCAATCGCCTCTTGGAGTGATTCTCTGCTCTTGACAAAGATCTCCACAAAGGAAACATATATCATTATACCGGCAGAAAAGCCCAGGGAGACTGAAAGGAATCTGGTGTTGGTCTTCTTTGTAAGTATGGCCAGAACACTCCCTACACCAGTAGATAGGCCGGCAAAGATTGTTAGAAATAACGCAGGCCAGAAATTCACAAGTTCCATTGCAATCCTCCGCAAATTCTCTTTGAAAGATAAAATACTTCTTGGGTCTGCAAGCTAATCGATATGTATATCAATTAATTTAGAACAGTCAAAAGCGGCGCGCATCGGGCGCGCCTCGATCTCTTCTGGGTTACCTCACTGATTTCATACCTTCTTCGACTGCCTGAATGTTCAAATCCAGTAGAGCTGCTTTTCGACCGGTCAACTTCTTCTCCAGAGCCTTGCGCACTCCTTCCATGGTCACCGTGCCAGTCTTCTCGAGATATGCTCCCAAAACCACCATATTGGCAACCTTGAGATTCCCCAGCTTCTCTGCAATCGAATTTGCATCGATCTCGACAACGGAAATATCATTTCTATTGGTTTTTCTGTCAACAACAGAAGTGTTTATCACCATCACTCCACCCGGCTGAATTTCTTTCTCGAATTTTATCAGAGATGGAATGTTCATTACAATCAGCTCGTTCGGAGCGTTTGTAATTGGTGACCCAATGATTTCATCGCTCACGACTACTGTGCAGTTGGCAGTTCCTCCCCGCATCTCCGGGCCGTATGAGGGAAGCCAGGTAGTGTGCTGGTTGTCAAACATTCCAGCCGTTGCCAGAATCTGTCCGATCAACATAACTCCCTGTCCACCAAATCCCGCAACTACTAAGAGATGCTCACTCATTTGATATCACCGACCTTGTCGACAAATACCCCGATGGGATACTCTTTCTTCATGTTTTCATTTAGCCAGTTGATTGACTCCACTGGGTTGAGCCCCCAGTTTGTCGGGCAAGTCGAAAGAACCTCGACCATTGAAAAGCCCAGCCCTTTTTGCTGTGCGACAAAGGCTTTCTTTATTGAAGCCTTTGCTTTCCTCACTTCCTGAGGAGAGCTCACAGCCACTCGTTCCAGATAGACAATTCCAGCGGTTTCCTTAAGCAATTCTGAAACATGAATCGGGAAACCTTCCGTCTCTGCCTTTCTTCCATACGGAGAAGTAGTGGTTTTCATTCCGAGCAGGGTGGTCGGTGCCATCTGGCCGCCTGTCATACCGTAGATCGCGTTGTTGACGAAGATCGTGGTGATCTTCTCGCCTCTGTTTGCAGCGTGAATGATCTCGGCAGTTCCAATGGCGGCAAGATCACCGTCGCCTTGATATGTGAATACTATCCTGTCCGGCATTGCTCTCTTCATTCCCGTGGCGACTGCCGGCGCCCTACCATGAGGAGCAACGGTTCCGTCCACGTCAAAGAATTCATACGCGAAGACCGAGCATCCTACTGGAGCTACCATTAGTGTCTTACCCTGAATCTCCAGTTCATCTATTACTTCTGCCACAAGTCTATGAATAATTCCATGATGACAGCCTGGACAGTATGAGAATTCATTTTCTGCAAGTGATTTAGGTCTCCTGTAAGTTGCCTGTGCCATTTAATCACCTCATCCTATAAGTCTGACGAGTTCTTTTAAGACTTCGTCTGGTGTTGGAACCATTCCTCCGGTTCTTCCGTAGAAATGAATTGGTAACGCTCCTTCGACTGAGAGGCGGACATCTTCCACCATCTGGCCGGTCGACATTTCCACATCAAGGCAGAACTTTTTTCCCTTTGTGGCGGTCTTCAGTTCAGAATATGGAAATGGCCACAGGGATATAGGTCTAAACAGTCCAACTCTAATTCCCTGCTTCCTTGCCGTTTTCACTACGCTGCCAAGAATTCTGCCCATCGTTCCGTATCCAACAAGAACATACTCAGCATCTTCAAGGTCACTCGTCTCAAATCGGACTTCATTTGCCTTTATCTCTTCATAGCTTTTGTGTACAACGATATTCATCTCTTCAAGCTTTACCGGATCGATGTCGAAAGAAGTTACTTTGTGAGGTTCACGACCCTCCATTCCTCTCAGGCCCCAGTCCGAGTGATCATTGATCCCCTCGAGTTCAACGAAATCAGGAAAGACAACGGGTTCCATCATCTGTCCAAGCATTCCGTCCGCAAGCATCATCACCGGCACTCTATAAGTATCTGCCAGATTGAAGGCGCTTTCCATTAGATCGACCGCTTCCTGAATACTTCCTGGAGCTAAGACTATCAAGTGATAGTCTCCATGACCTCCGCCTTTGGTCGACTGGAAATAATCGCTCTGCGCAGGCTGGATATCTCCAAGTCCAGGCCCGCCTCTGACTACGTTTACGAACACCGTAGGAAGCCTTGCTCCCGCAATGTATGAGACTCCTTCTTGCATTAGGCTGAAGCCGGGACTAGATGTCGAAGTCATCACTCTGTGACCTGTGCACGCGGCTCCGTAGACCATGTTAACCGCGGCCACCTCGCTCTCTGACTGAAGAAAGACGCCGTTTACCTCCGGCATTCTTCTTGCCATATATTCAGTGAATTCTGACTGAGGAGTAATGGGATAACCAAAATACAGTCTGCAGCCAGACCTAACAGCAGCTTCTGCCATTGCTTCATTTCCTTTTACCATCATCTTTTCGGCCATGGTCACCCTCCTATACCTCTACCGTTTCTTTGTAGACGGTTATTGCTGTATCAGGACACATCATGTAGCAGAAGCCGCATCCGATACAGTTGTCGGGATCATGTTGCTGGGCGGGGCGATAGCCCTTGCTGTTGAACTTGTCCGAGAAGCTCAGCACTTTCTTCGGGCAGAAGTTGATACATAGACCGCAGCCTTTGCACCGCTCTTCGTCGATTTTCACGAAGTTTCTACTCATTTTCTACCTCCCATGGATTCATCATATATTTCTTCATTTCGAGTTTATCAAAGATACCGTTTCCATTTTCCAATCCATTCATGACAGCCGTGAATGCTACTGGTATTGAGACTCGCTCCGATACTAGTTTCACAAATTCCTCGCCCTTCTGAATCACTTCTGTTGTCGTCTCAGAACCGATATTTGAGTTATTCACAAGGTAATCGATTTTCATTCTCGAAGTTTCCTGGAGTCTTAGGAAGTGAAGGGCGGCGTTTTCAACGGTGTCATTGAACGGTCTGAAGGGATTCAGAACATAGTACGTCTCACAGTTCTCTTTTGGTAGTCTTGAGCTCAGTGAAGAAAGAACGACTGCTCCGTCGTCATTTCCTCCAACGTCAAGAACTACCCTGAAATCTGGATTCTCAAAATAGCCGAAGACTTCGGCAGGAATTATCGGCAAATCGGCGTGAGAAAGCTTTCCTTTGGGGGCGATGATCTTGATGCCGAACTCCGCAAAGGACTCTCTCATGTCTCGGGATCTGTAATATGGGCTTATAGTATCAATGTCTGCAAGGGCTACAAGTTCTCCGTTCTTCGCAAGCAATCTGGTGACATTGAGAGCTATTTCGGTCTTGCCGCTGCCGAACATTCCCATGAAGATCAGAATCTTCTTCGAAAAGTTCATTCTGCTCTCCTATACTGTTTTGTCTTCTCGATCCCTTCAAGAACTCTGGAGCAGGCCATTGCAAGTGACAATTCTTCATTGCCTCCCGGAACTACACTAATGGGAGCAATGAAGGACAGTTTTTCGGTGAGCCATGGAACCATGAATCTGCTGTCGTGGGCTATACCACCAGTAATAATTATGGAATCAACATCCCCGCTGAGAACAGCTGCCATTCTCCCCGCCCACTTCACAATCTGGTACGCCATCGCCTTATAGGCCATCTCCGCATTTTTATCTCCGTCAACTATCGCCTGCTGGATCTTTTGGCAGTCACTTGTTCCGGTGTAAGCCATAAGCCCGCCATTTCCCTTTATCAGTTTCTTGACTTCATTTTTCGAGTATTTCCCTGAATAACAGAGCTTTATCAAGCCTGTTATGGGAAGTGTACCGGCTCTCTCTGGGCTGAAAGGGCCGTCACCATTGAGAGCGTTATTTACATCGACTACTCTGCCTCTTTTGTGAGCTCCAATCGAAATCCCTCCACCCATGTGAACAACAATAAAGTTCATATCTTCATACTTCTTCCCGTATCTTGCGGCTACCTCTCTTGTCACTGCCTTCTGATTAAGGGCG from Mesotoga infera carries:
- the buk gene encoding butyrate kinase, encoding MSVILVINPGSTSTKLALFKDGEVTGEHTIRHSPHELSKFASLYEQRAFRKALIIDFLESAGHPLTEIDAIIGRGGMLRPLESGTYTVNDDMIEDLRSAKYGEHASNLGAILAKELSLESGKETPAYIADPVVVDEMDPVAKLSGHPDFTRRSIFHALNQKAVTREVAARYGKKYEDMNFIVVHMGGGISIGAHKRGRVVDVNNALNGDGPFSPERAGTLPITGLIKLCYSGKYSKNEVKKLIKGNGGLMAYTGTSDCQKIQQAIVDGDKNAEMAYKAMAYQIVKWAGRMAAVLSGDVDSIIITGGIAHDSRFMVPWLTEKLSFIAPISVVPGGNEELSLAMACSRVLEGIEKTKQYRRAE
- a CDS encoding 4Fe-4S dicluster domain-containing protein, which encodes MSRNFVKIDEERCKGCGLCINFCPKKVLSFSDKFNSKGYRPAQQHDPDNCIGCGFCYMMCPDTAITVYKETVEV
- a CDS encoding cobalamin biosynthesis protein CobQ — encoded protein: MNFSKKILIFMGMFGSGKTEIALNVTRLLAKNGELVALADIDTISPYYRSRDMRESFAEFGIKIIAPKGKLSHADLPIIPAEVFGYFENPDFRVVLDVGGNDDGAVVLSSLSSRLPKENCETYYVLNPFRPFNDTVENAALHFLRLQETSRMKIDYLVNNSNIGSETTTEVIQKGEEFVKLVSERVSIPVAFTAVMNGLENGNGIFDKLEMKKYMMNPWEVENE
- a CDS encoding 2-oxoacid:ferredoxin oxidoreductase subunit gamma, with the translated sequence MSEHLLVVAGFGGQGVMLIGQILATAGMFDNQHTTWLPSYGPEMRGGTANCTVVVSDEIIGSPITNAPNELIVMNIPSLIKFEKEIQPGGVMVINTSVVDRKTNRNDISVVEIDANSIAEKLGNLKVANMVVLGAYLEKTGTVTMEGVRKALEKKLTGRKAALLDLNIQAVEEGMKSVR
- the vorB gene encoding 3-methyl-2-oxobutanoate dehydrogenase subunit VorB encodes the protein MAEKMMVKGNEAMAEAAVRSGCRLYFGYPITPQSEFTEYMARRMPEVNGVFLQSESEVAAVNMVYGAACTGHRVMTSTSSPGFSLMQEGVSYIAGARLPTVFVNVVRGGPGLGDIQPAQSDYFQSTKGGGHGDYHLIVLAPGSIQEAVDLMESAFNLADTYRVPVMMLADGMLGQMMEPVVFPDFVELEGINDHSDWGLRGMEGREPHKVTSFDIDPVKLEEMNIVVHKSYEEIKANEVRFETSDLEDAEYVLVGYGTMGRILGSVVKTARKQGIRVGLFRPISLWPFPYSELKTATKGKKFCLDVEMSTGQMVEDVRLSVEGALPIHFYGRTGGMVPTPDEVLKELVRLIG
- a CDS encoding 2-oxoglutarate oxidoreductase; protein product: MAQATYRRPKSLAENEFSYCPGCHHGIIHRLVAEVIDELEIQGKTLMVAPVGCSVFAYEFFDVDGTVAPHGRAPAVATGMKRAMPDRIVFTYQGDGDLAAIGTAEIIHAANRGEKITTIFVNNAIYGMTGGQMAPTTLLGMKTTTSPYGRKAETEGFPIHVSELLKETAGIVYLERVAVSSPQEVRKAKASIKKAFVAQQKGLGFSMVEVLSTCPTNWGLNPVESINWLNENMKKEYPIGVFVDKVGDIK